GCGGGCGGTTCCGAAGGTAGCCTTGATGCCAGCAATATCTTTAAGCCGGCGCTCGCCCGAGGCGAACTCCAGTGCATTGGTGCCACGACGATCGATGAATACCGCAAGTACATTGAAAAAGATGCCGCGCTTGAACGCCGCTTCCAGACGATTGTCGTGAATCCGCCTAATTCCGAAGATTCTATCCAGATTTTGGAAGGGCTGCGCCCGAAGTACGAGCAGCACCACAACGCGGTGACGCTTGCCGAACGCTACATTACCGACCGATTCTTACCGGACAAGGCCATCGACGTGCTCGACGAAGCCGGTGCCCGCGTGCGCTTGAATTCGATTCGTACGCCGCAAGACCTTAAAGAAATGGAAGACGAACTTGCCGCGACCATGCAAAAGAAGGAAGAGGCCATTGCAGACCAGCAGTACGAAACTGCAGCCACTCTCCGCGACAAGATTGAAGATTTGACGAACCGCATCGCTGAACGCCGCGAAGCCTTGAATAAAGAAGACTCTGCGGACTTCCCGATTGTCGACGAAAACGAAATTCGCGATTGCATTAGCAAGATGACGGGCATTCCTGTGAGCCGCCTCGCTGGAGAAGAAACTCAGAAACTCCTGAAGCTCGGCGACGAAATCAAGGAACGCGTGATTGGCCAGGACCAGGCTGTAGACGCCGTCGTGAAAGCCATTCGCCGTACTCGCGCAGGCATTCGCGACACCAAGCGCCCCATGGGCAGCTTCTTGTTCCTCGGCCCCACAGGTGTGGGTAAGACGGAGCTTGCAAAGGTTCTCAGCCAGAGTCTGTTTGGCAGCGAAGATTCCATGATTCGTATCGACATGAGCGAATACATGGAAAAGCATAGCGTGAGTCGTTTGATTGGTGCGCCTCCGGGATACGTCGGCTTTGAAGATAACGGTGGCCAGCTCAGCGAAAAGGTGCGCAAACGCCCGTATTGCGTGGTGCTCCTCGACGAAATTGAAAAGGCTCATCCGGACATTTATAATTTGCTCTTGCAGATTTTGGACGACGGTATCCTTACGGATAGCTACGGCCGTAAAATCAACTTCAAGAATACCATCATCATCATGACGAGTAACGCGGGCGCTCGCGAAGTGCGCCACAGCTCGGGCATGGGTTTCACCAAGATGGGCGAGACCGACGACTACGAACGTATGGAAACCGCCATCCGCGAAGAAGTCAAGCGCGTGTTCTCTCCGGAATTCTTGAACCGTGTCGATGAACAGATTGTGTTCCGCCCGCTGACCAAGAAGGACCTTTCTTCTGTCGTAGACATTCAGCTGACCTTCTTGCAGAAGAACTTGTCTGAACGCGGAATCCTTCTGGAAGTTTCCGAAGCTGCCAAGGAATTCATTGTTTCGCACAACTACGATTCTGCACTCGGCGCGCGCCCGATTCGCCGCTCCATTCAGAACCTGGTCGAAGACGAAATTGCCGAAGGCTTGCTGCTTGGAATCTACAAGGACTTCACGACGATTTCGATCGATGTTGAAAACAACAAGCTCAAGTTCACGTCAGAGGCATTGCCGAGTTAAATCGGAATTAACTATATTTCCGCTCGAAAAATTTCAACACTAAACCCAAGAGGTTATACAATGGCTAAAATTCCTGCAGTTCTTATCTTTGGCGCACCGGGTTCCGGCAAGGGTACCGTTGGCGCAAAGCTCGCTGCTACTACGTCCCTCAAGCACATTTCCACGGGTGACATCTTCCGTGGCATTGCTCCTTCCAGCGAATCTGGCAAGCTCCTCGCTTCTTATTCTAGCAAGGGCCTCTTGGTTCCGGACGAAGCCACTGTCGAAATTTTCGGTCGTTTCATCGAAGGCCTCATCAATACGAACAAGGTGAACCCGGATAAGGATACCCTCCTCCTCGACGGTATTCCTCGCACGGTTGCACAGGTCAAGCTCATCGAATCCGTGGTCGACGTGAAGCACATCTTCGTGCTCGACATCAAGGACGAAAAGACCATCGTGGCACGCCTCCTGAACCGCGCCAAGATCGAAGGTCGTAAGGATGACGCTGACGAAGCTGTGATCAAGAACCGCCTCAAGGTTTACAAGGAATCTACCGCTAAGGTTCTCGGCAAGTACAGCAAGTCTATCATCAGCCGCATCAATGGCGACAACACTCCGGACGAAGTGTTCTGCGACACTCTCGCTGCCTACGTGAAGTTCTGCAAGGCTTCTAATAAGACCGCAAAGGCCAAAAAGCCTGCTTGCAAAAAGGCTAAGTAATCTAACTTAAGCCAAAAAGCTTAAAGAGACCGAGGGGTAATCCTCGGTCTTTTCTTGTTTTTCTATTTTTATGAAAGAAGAACAAGAAAGGATGAAAATGGAACCGAATAATCAGTATAATTCTACAGGCTCTACTTCCTCTGCAAAGCACAAGGACGATGATGAAATTGATATCCTTGAAGTCTTGAGCTTGCTGTTGAAGCATAAGCTGTTTTTGGCTTGTTGTATAGTTCTCGGTTGCGCTGCGGGTTTCCTGGCTTCGAACTGGATGCGCCCGCAGTTTACGAGTGATGCTCTTTTGCAGATTGATGTGAAGGGAAACAAGGCCGGAAAGGCTATGGGTGAAATGGGTGCCCTTTTGGATGTGGCATCGCCTGCTGAAGCTGAAATTGAACTTTTGAAGAGCCGCATGGTGCTGACCTATGTGGTGGAACAGGAACGTCTCTGCTTTAATGCCTACCCGAAGGGCGCTATCGATCGCTTGCTCCATCAGGAAGGCCGAATGGATCTTGAAGATCTTTATATCCCTGAAATTGCCCGCATCGAGAAGTGGACCGCCGAAGTCGTGGGTGATAATGAATTCGCCGTTTACACGCCTGAAGGTGTAAAGCTTTTGCAGGGAAAAGTGGGCGAGCCTCTCGCGGCTCCCTATGGTGGCGATACGCTTAGAATTCATGTCAAGCATTTGCTTGCAAGGCCCGGTCAGCTCTTTGTGCTTGCCCAGTCCGAACCGCTGGATGCAGTCCGAGGCTTGGTCAAAAAGCTCGATGTTGCTGAAAGGGGTAAGCAGACGGGCATCATCGGTGTGTCTTACACAGACCGCTATGCAGACAAGGCTGCTTCTGTCTTGAATACGATTGCAAATATCTATCTGCGCCAGAATGTGGAAATGCGTAGTGCCGAAGCTGAAAAGACTTTGGAATTCCTGGAAGAACAGCTCCCGGGCGTGAAGGCCAAGCTTGATACGGCCGAAAAGAAACTGGCTGATTACCGCTTGAAGATCGGCTCTGTGGACATGACGGGTGAAACTAGGGTTCACTTGGAAAAGGTCACGGAATTGGAAAAGCAGGTTCTGGAATTGGAACAGCAACGCCAGGAAGCGACTCGCTTGTTCAAGGAAGAACACCCGGCTGTCCAGACGATTATGCAGCAGCAGAGCCGTCTGCGTTCCGAACTTTCCCGTTTGAAGAAGTCTGCTGAAAACATGCCGCGTACCCAGCAAGACGTGATGAGCTTGCAAGAAGAAGTGGCGGTGAACAATGCCCAGTACACGGCCATGCTGAACAATATCCAGCAGCTCCGTGTGGTGCGTGCCGGCGAAGTGGGTAACGTACGCATTGTGGACTATGCCCAGATTGAACGCAAGCCTTCCAAGCCGAATAAGAAGGTGATCTTTGCCGGTTGCGTGGGTGGCGCATTCCTTTTGGGAGCTTTGCTGATTTACCTGTTGCAGATGACCAAGCGCGGTGTTCGCAGCTCTCTTGAAATTGAACGTGAAACGGGCATTAGCGTTTACGCCAAGATTCCGAAGGCTGAAAATGCAATTCTTTCGAAGCGTAACAAGGGTAAGAATACCAAGCCCCTTGTGGAAGACGATCCTGATTCGCCCTCCAGCGAAGCGCTCCGTTCCCTGTATACGGCTATTGAATTTGCAACGTCTGACTTGCACGTGATGATGGTGACCGGTATGGTGCCTGGCGTGGGTAAGTCCTTTGTCTCCAAGAACGTTTCGGCTCTCTTTGCGGGTTCTGGCAAAAAGACTTTGCTCATCGATGCCGACATGCGTCGCGGTGTGGTGTATAGCCATCACAAGCAGGGCCTTGGCGATGTGCTCTCGGGCCATTGCTCCTTGGATAGCGCCGTTGCCGATTCCATTACCAAGAACCTTTATGTGCTTGGTGCCGGTAAGACTGATGTGTCGCCGAGTGAACTCTTGCGCGGTGATAATTTCAAGAATCTTTTGGATGAAGCAAAGACCAAGTTTGATATCGTGATTGTGGATACGCCGCCTCTGGAACTGGTGACGGATTCTGAACTGATTTACCCGATTGTTGATTTTGCCCTGTTCGTACTCCACTATGGCAAGCATACGATGGATCAAATCAAGGAATCCATGATGAAACTAGACCGCTGCTGTGAAGGTAAGCCGCGCGCATTTGTAATGAACCATTGCGAATCCGACGGACACGGCTACGGTTACGGTGGCTACGGCTATTACGGCAAGTATAGCTATTACGGTAAAGACAAAAAGAAAAAGTAATTATAGCTCATGAAAGTCTTTTTATACGACACGACCCTACGCGATGGAAACCAGGATCGCAGAATCAGTTTGTCTTTAGCGGACAAGTTGCAGATTGCACGCCTTTTGGACCATTTTGGCTTTGACTATATCGAAGGCGGCTGGCCCAACCCGAGCAATCCGACGGACGAAGAATTTTTCCAGAAGATTAAAGACGTCAAGCTGAAACACTCCAAGATTGCCGCTTTCGGTTCGACGCGTCGTCCGGGCGTGATTCCCGAAAAGGACCCCCTGCTGCAGGCACTTGTGAAGTCGGGTGCACCGGTCAAGACCATTTTCGGTAAGAGCTGGGATTTGCATGTGACCGACGTGATTCGCACGACACTCGAAGAAAATCTCGACATGATCGAGTCCTCTGTCGCATACCTCAAGGAAAACTCTGAAGAAGTCATTTACGATGCTGAACACTTCTTCGATGGCTACAAGGCTAATCCCGAGTATGCCATGGAAACCTTGCGCGCTGCAGAAAAGGGCCATGCCGATTATATCGTGCTTTGCGATACCAACGGCGGAACCATGCCGTGGGAACTTGAAGAAATTGTCAAGGACGTCAAGAAGCGTATCTCGACTCCGATTGGAATCCATGTTCATGACGACTCGGGCCTTGGCGTGTGCAACAGCATTTACGCCGTCAAGAACGGCGCGACCATGGTGCAGGGCGTGGTGAACGGCTTTGGTGAACGTTGCGGTAATGCAAACCTCACGACCATTGCGGCTGATTTGCACTTCAAGATGGGTGCTAAGTTCTTTGCCGCGAAAAAGATTGCAAGACTCCGCCAGTTGAGCGGAAACATTGACCAGATTGTGAATTTACCGAGTGACCCGCATGCTCCGTACGTAGGCGATGCAGCCTTTGCTCATAAGGGTGGTGCCCATATCGATGGCGTGATGAAGGTGTCTCGCAGCTTTGAACACATTGACCCGCATGCAGTCGGTAACGATCGCGTGTTCGTTACGAGCGACCAGGCGGGCGGTTCTTTGGTGGTTGAAAAACTCAAGGCCATCAAGCCGGGCATCGACAAGAAGGACCCTGTGGTGGGCAAGCTTCTTACGCTCATCAAGGAACGCGAAAACGCCGGCTGGCATTTTGATAGTGCCGAAGCAAGCTTCAAAATGCTTGTGTACCGTCATTTGGGCATGGTTCAGGAACCGTTCAAGGTCTTGGGTTACCGCGTCATTGAAGACAAGACGACCCAGGGCGTGTCTGTTTCTCAGGCCACCGTGAAGCTTCAGATTGGCGACAAGATCAGCCATCAGGTGAGCGAAGGTGACGGTCCGGTGAACGCTTTGGACGCAGCTCTCCGTAAAGCTCTCTTGCCCTTCTTCCCGAATATGGCGAAGGTCAAACTTGACGACTATAAGGTGCGTGTGCTGGGTTCCAAGGTGGCTTCTGACGCAACCGTTCGCGTATGGACGACCTTCGGCGACGAAAAGGGCTACTGGAATGTGGTCGGTGTTTCGAGCAACATTATCGAAGCGTCCTGGATGGCATTCGTTGATGGCTTGACCTACAAGATTCTTGTCGATGAAAAGGTGATTGAAGGTGCCTACAAGCATCTGGACGTAAAGCCTGTTGTGCCTGTGGCCAAAGAAGAACCTGCTCCGACGAAAACGAAAAAATTGACTGCCCGCAAGGTTCGTAATCTTGCCGGTGTTTCAAGGAAGAAATAATCCATGCAAATCGTAAAAGTTACTCCGAAGTCTGCTGAAATCGAACGCATTTGTGGGCGTGAAGTTGCCCCGTCTAAAGAAATTCATGACAAGGTCATGAACATTCTTGCCGATATCAAGAAGGGTGGCATTGCGAAGGCTACCGAATACGCTCAGAAGTTTGACGGTCTCAAAGGCAAGAATATTCGCGTGCCGGCTTCCGCTATTGCAAAGTCTGCTGCCAAGTGCCCTGCAGAACTCCAGAAGGCTCTTAAGCTGGCTATCAAGAACGTGCGCGATTTCCACCAGAACCAGATGGAAGAATCCTGGCTTATGGAAGGCAAGGATGGCGTGGTGCTCGGTCAGCGTATTCGCCCGATGAAGCGCGTGGGCCTTTATGTGCCGGGTGGTGCAGGCATTTATCCGAGCACCGTGATTATGAATGCGGTTCCGGCTCTTGTGGCTGGCGTGGAAGACATTGTGGTGGTGACCCCGATTAAGGGCGAAATTAACCGCGCTGTGGCCTTCGTGCTGCAGGAACTCGGCATTGACGAAGTCTACCACATCGGTGGCGCCCAGGCTATTGGCCTGCTCGCTTACGGTGCCAAGGATGCCAAGGGCAAGACTGTCGTGGAACGCGTTGACAAGATTGTGGGCCCGGGCAACGTTTTTGCCGCCATCGCCAAGAAAGAAGTCTTCGGTGTCGTCGATATTGACATGGTGGCAGGCCCCTCCGAAGTGCTCGTGATGGCCGACAATACTTGCGATCCGGACTTTGTCGCTGCAGACCTTTTGAGCCAGGCCGAACATGGTTCCGGCTTCGAAGCTGCAATCTGCATTACCGACAACATGGAAACCGCCCAGATGATTTCTGCCTGCGTGGATGTCCAGGTCGAAAACTCTCCGAAGCGTGAACTTCTCGAAAAGGTGCTCGGCAACTTCGGTCGAATCCTCTTGGTGAAGGACTGGTTCGATGGCGTTGAAATTGCAAACCGCATTGCTCCGGAACATTTGGAAGTGATGACAGCCGAAGCTGAATCCATGGCTGCCCAGATTGAAAACGCGGGTGCTGTGTTTATCGGTCCGTGGTCCAGCGAACCGGTGGGCGACTACTTTGCCGGCCCGAACCACGTGCTGCCTACCAACGGCACGGGCCGCTTCTTCAGCCCGCTCGGCGTGTACGACTTCCTCAAGCGCATGAGCATCATCCGCTACAGCGAAAAGGCTATCAAGAAGAATGCGAAGGCTATTGCCGCCGTCGCTACCGAAGAAGGCTTTATCCACCACGCTGCAGCAGTCCTCAAGCGACTCTAATATTCAATAAAATTTTAAAAGAAAGGTTCCTCGTTCGAGGAGCCTTTACTACTTTTATGCAAAAAGGCATGAGTGAGATATTTTATGGCTAAAACGATTCTCCAATCAGTATTGTTTCAGGGAAAAAAACAGGACATCCTGATTTCTGGCAAGAAATTTGCCAAGGTCGGTCGCGAACTTTCCAAGCGTGATTACGAAAATGCCGAAATTGTCAAGTGCGATGGCCTTGCCATTGTACCGCCGTTCTATAATGGTCACACTCACGCCGCCATGACGCTTTTGCGCGGTTATGCCGACGATATGCCTCTCCAGAAATGGCTCACGGAATACATTTGGCCGTTTGAGGCGAAACTCACCGCCAAGGATATCGAAATCGGAACGCGTCTCGCCGTACTTGAAATGATTAAGTCCGGAACGGTCTTTTTCTCGGACATGTATTGGCGTCGTGAAGTTACCATGAAGGTGGTCAAGGAAATGGGCATTCGTGCAGCCATTGGTGTAACGATTGCCGAAAACTTGGATACGCCCGAACATATTGAAGAAAATTTCAAGTTCCTGCAGGATCATCGATTTGAGTCGGAACGCGTTAAACTCGCCGTGATGCCGCACAGCATTTATACGGTTGG
This region of uncultured Fibrobacter sp. genomic DNA includes:
- a CDS encoding polysaccharide biosynthesis tyrosine autokinase, translated to MEPNNQYNSTGSTSSAKHKDDDEIDILEVLSLLLKHKLFLACCIVLGCAAGFLASNWMRPQFTSDALLQIDVKGNKAGKAMGEMGALLDVASPAEAEIELLKSRMVLTYVVEQERLCFNAYPKGAIDRLLHQEGRMDLEDLYIPEIARIEKWTAEVVGDNEFAVYTPEGVKLLQGKVGEPLAAPYGGDTLRIHVKHLLARPGQLFVLAQSEPLDAVRGLVKKLDVAERGKQTGIIGVSYTDRYADKAASVLNTIANIYLRQNVEMRSAEAEKTLEFLEEQLPGVKAKLDTAEKKLADYRLKIGSVDMTGETRVHLEKVTELEKQVLELEQQRQEATRLFKEEHPAVQTIMQQQSRLRSELSRLKKSAENMPRTQQDVMSLQEEVAVNNAQYTAMLNNIQQLRVVRAGEVGNVRIVDYAQIERKPSKPNKKVIFAGCVGGAFLLGALLIYLLQMTKRGVRSSLEIERETGISVYAKIPKAENAILSKRNKGKNTKPLVEDDPDSPSSEALRSLYTAIEFATSDLHVMMVTGMVPGVGKSFVSKNVSALFAGSGKKTLLIDADMRRGVVYSHHKQGLGDVLSGHCSLDSAVADSITKNLYVLGAGKTDVSPSELLRGDNFKNLLDEAKTKFDIVIVDTPPLELVTDSELIYPIVDFALFVLHYGKHTMDQIKESMMKLDRCCEGKPRAFVMNHCESDGHGYGYGGYGYYGKYSYYGKDKKKK
- a CDS encoding ATP-dependent Clp protease ATP-binding subunit, with product MSDINGIFSKKAKAVLQAARIAARNLGSDSVTTEHLLLGLVREDSGFAAETLRALKINLNELGENVQRSLTTNGGIMTVGDAHGALLSFTTRCKAALFNAAKIAKEEGDQYIGPEHLMLAILQQAESPAAGTLSTFGVTYESFENALQQIKREAMNGQPSGEEGEGMEGDDRFMGQGRGGDTRQQVRSQSRSKTPILDHFGRDLTALAKQGKLDPIIGRGREIERLIQILCRRKKNNPALIGEPGVGKTAIIEGLAQKIVQKKIPELLMNKRVVTLDVAAMVAGTKYRGQFEERVKGLIMELQRVDNSVILFIDELHTIVGAGGSEGSLDASNIFKPALARGELQCIGATTIDEYRKYIEKDAALERRFQTIVVNPPNSEDSIQILEGLRPKYEQHHNAVTLAERYITDRFLPDKAIDVLDEAGARVRLNSIRTPQDLKEMEDELAATMQKKEEAIADQQYETAATLRDKIEDLTNRIAERREALNKEDSADFPIVDENEIRDCISKMTGIPVSRLAGEETQKLLKLGDEIKERVIGQDQAVDAVVKAIRRTRAGIRDTKRPMGSFLFLGPTGVGKTELAKVLSQSLFGSEDSMIRIDMSEYMEKHSVSRLIGAPPGYVGFEDNGGQLSEKVRKRPYCVVLLDEIEKAHPDIYNLLLQILDDGILTDSYGRKINFKNTIIIMTSNAGAREVRHSSGMGFTKMGETDDYERMETAIREEVKRVFSPEFLNRVDEQIVFRPLTKKDLSSVVDIQLTFLQKNLSERGILLEVSEAAKEFIVSHNYDSALGARPIRRSIQNLVEDEIAEGLLLGIYKDFTTISIDVENNKLKFTSEALPS
- the cimA gene encoding citramalate synthase, producing MKVFLYDTTLRDGNQDRRISLSLADKLQIARLLDHFGFDYIEGGWPNPSNPTDEEFFQKIKDVKLKHSKIAAFGSTRRPGVIPEKDPLLQALVKSGAPVKTIFGKSWDLHVTDVIRTTLEENLDMIESSVAYLKENSEEVIYDAEHFFDGYKANPEYAMETLRAAEKGHADYIVLCDTNGGTMPWELEEIVKDVKKRISTPIGIHVHDDSGLGVCNSIYAVKNGATMVQGVVNGFGERCGNANLTTIAADLHFKMGAKFFAAKKIARLRQLSGNIDQIVNLPSDPHAPYVGDAAFAHKGGAHIDGVMKVSRSFEHIDPHAVGNDRVFVTSDQAGGSLVVEKLKAIKPGIDKKDPVVGKLLTLIKERENAGWHFDSAEASFKMLVYRHLGMVQEPFKVLGYRVIEDKTTQGVSVSQATVKLQIGDKISHQVSEGDGPVNALDAALRKALLPFFPNMAKVKLDDYKVRVLGSKVASDATVRVWTTFGDEKGYWNVVGVSSNIIEASWMAFVDGLTYKILVDEKVIEGAYKHLDVKPVVPVAKEEPAPTKTKKLTARKVRNLAGVSRKK
- the hisD gene encoding histidinol dehydrogenase, with protein sequence MQIVKVTPKSAEIERICGREVAPSKEIHDKVMNILADIKKGGIAKATEYAQKFDGLKGKNIRVPASAIAKSAAKCPAELQKALKLAIKNVRDFHQNQMEESWLMEGKDGVVLGQRIRPMKRVGLYVPGGAGIYPSTVIMNAVPALVAGVEDIVVVTPIKGEINRAVAFVLQELGIDEVYHIGGAQAIGLLAYGAKDAKGKTVVERVDKIVGPGNVFAAIAKKEVFGVVDIDMVAGPSEVLVMADNTCDPDFVAADLLSQAEHGSGFEAAICITDNMETAQMISACVDVQVENSPKRELLEKVLGNFGRILLVKDWFDGVEIANRIAPEHLEVMTAEAESMAAQIENAGAVFIGPWSSEPVGDYFAGPNHVLPTNGTGRFFSPLGVYDFLKRMSIIRYSEKAIKKNAKAIAAVATEEGFIHHAAAVLKRL
- a CDS encoding nucleoside monophosphate kinase yields the protein MAKIPAVLIFGAPGSGKGTVGAKLAATTSLKHISTGDIFRGIAPSSESGKLLASYSSKGLLVPDEATVEIFGRFIEGLINTNKVNPDKDTLLLDGIPRTVAQVKLIESVVDVKHIFVLDIKDEKTIVARLLNRAKIEGRKDDADEAVIKNRLKVYKESTAKVLGKYSKSIISRINGDNTPDEVFCDTLAAYVKFCKASNKTAKAKKPACKKAK